The Methylobacterium currus genome contains a region encoding:
- the prfA gene encoding peptide chain release factor 1 has protein sequence MIAIPSDRLDAILARHDIVTATLSAGESDAESFVQLSRELSDLDSVVEAIRAFRAAERALRGVEEMIEEGDPEMRALAAEEKPEAEAARDAAARALQLLLLPKDAADEKSAILEVRAGTGGDEAALFAGDLFRMYSRYADLKGWRVEVISESPGTMGGYREVVAEVKGRGVFARLKFESGAHRVQRVPDTETQGRIHTSAATVAVLPEAEEVDIQVNDADLKIDTMRAQGAGGQHVNKTESAIRITHVPSGIVIFVQEERSQHKNRARAMALLRAKLYDQERSQKDAARAADRRAQVGSGDRSERIRTYNFPQGRVTDHRINLTLYRLEEVMAGTALDEVVDALITEHQAALLAAEGMA, from the coding sequence ATGATCGCGATCCCGTCCGACCGTCTCGACGCCATCCTGGCCCGCCACGACATCGTCACCGCCACCTTGAGCGCCGGCGAGTCCGACGCGGAGAGCTTCGTGCAGCTCTCCCGCGAGCTCTCCGACCTCGATTCCGTGGTGGAGGCGATCCGCGCCTTCCGGGCCGCCGAGCGCGCGCTCCGCGGCGTCGAGGAGATGATCGAGGAGGGCGACCCGGAGATGCGGGCGCTCGCCGCCGAGGAGAAGCCGGAGGCCGAGGCCGCCCGCGACGCCGCCGCCCGGGCGCTCCAGCTCCTGCTCCTCCCCAAGGACGCCGCCGACGAGAAGAGCGCCATCCTCGAGGTGCGCGCCGGCACCGGCGGCGACGAGGCGGCACTCTTCGCCGGCGACCTGTTCCGGATGTATTCGCGCTATGCCGACCTGAAGGGCTGGCGGGTCGAGGTCATCTCCGAGAGCCCCGGCACGATGGGCGGCTACCGCGAGGTCGTGGCCGAGGTGAAGGGGCGCGGCGTCTTCGCCCGGCTCAAGTTCGAGAGCGGCGCCCACCGGGTGCAGCGCGTACCCGATACCGAGACGCAAGGGCGCATCCACACCTCCGCCGCCACCGTGGCGGTGCTGCCGGAGGCGGAAGAGGTCGACATCCAGGTCAACGACGCCGACCTGAAGATCGACACGATGCGGGCGCAAGGCGCCGGTGGCCAGCACGTCAACAAGACCGAGTCGGCGATCCGCATCACCCACGTGCCGAGCGGCATCGTGATCTTCGTCCAGGAAGAGCGCTCGCAGCACAAGAACCGGGCCCGCGCCATGGCTCTGCTGCGGGCCAAGCTCTACGACCAGGAGCGCAGCCAGAAGGACGCCGCCCGGGCGGCGGACCGCCGCGCCCAGGTCGGCAGCGGCGACCGCTCGGAGCGGATCCGCACCTACAACTTCCCGCAAGGGCGGGTGACCGACCACCGCATCAACCTGACGCTCTACAGGCTCGAGGAGGTGATGGCCGGCACCGCGCTCGACGAGGTGGTGGATGCGCTGATCACCGAGCACCAGGCGGCGCTGCTCGCCGCCGAGGGGATGGCGTGA
- the prmC gene encoding peptide chain release factor N(5)-glutamine methyltransferase codes for MIAIPPETSRIAARARAADELAASGVETAALDARILVEEALGITATDLALRGSEPVGPAGAERLASYLARRAAGEPVARIIGAWEFWGLPFGLSPETLVPRPDTETLVEAALGLRPEGPHRLADLGTGSGCILVALLTEWPRAFGVGLDRSCGALRTARSNAARNGVADRAAFVAGDWAAALAGPFDVVVANPPYIASAVIAGLSGEVRDHDPRLALDGGPDGLDAYRTILAQVPRLLAPGGHLLVEIGYDQEEALCRLATAQGLSAQMRRDLAGHPRVVVMTATAGS; via the coding sequence GTGATCGCGATACCCCCGGAGACGAGCCGCATCGCCGCCCGGGCCAGGGCGGCGGACGAACTCGCCGCCAGCGGCGTCGAGACCGCCGCCCTCGACGCCCGCATCCTGGTCGAGGAGGCGCTGGGGATCACCGCGACCGACCTGGCCTTGCGCGGGTCCGAGCCGGTCGGGCCGGCAGGCGCCGAGCGCCTGGCCTCGTATCTCGCCCGCCGCGCCGCCGGCGAGCCGGTGGCCCGGATCATCGGCGCCTGGGAGTTCTGGGGTCTGCCGTTCGGGCTTTCGCCCGAGACCCTGGTGCCGCGCCCCGATACCGAGACCCTGGTCGAGGCCGCCCTCGGCCTGAGGCCCGAGGGCCCGCACCGCCTCGCCGATCTCGGCACCGGTTCCGGCTGCATCCTAGTGGCCCTGCTCACCGAATGGCCGCGTGCCTTCGGCGTGGGCCTCGACCGGTCCTGCGGCGCCCTGCGCACCGCCCGTTCCAATGCCGCCCGCAACGGCGTCGCCGACCGCGCCGCCTTCGTGGCCGGAGATTGGGCTGCGGCGCTCGCCGGGCCGTTCGATGTCGTGGTGGCGAATCCACCCTATATTGCCAGCGCGGTCATCGCCGGCCTGTCCGGGGAGGTGCGCGACCACGACCCCCGCCTCGCCCTCGACGGCGGTCCCGACGGGCTCGACGCCTACCGCACCATCCTGGCCCAGGTGCCGCGGCTTCTCGCGCCGGGCGGGCATCTCCTGGTCGAGATCGGCTACGATCAGGAGGAGGCGCTCTGCCGGCTCGCCACCGCCCAGGGCTTAAGCGCGCAGATGCGGCGCGACCTCGCGGGGCACCCGCGGGTCGTCGTCATGACGGCGACGGCCGGATCCTGA
- a CDS encoding DUF4167 domain-containing protein: MRGRNRSNNKGPNPLTRAYESNGPDVKIRGTAQHIAEKYAQLARDAQASGDPVMAENYFQHGEHYFRIIAAANEQYRQQYGGTYGRQGYDDEDDGDDEAAPANGYAPQERGLQDRGLQDRGLNERGVNGYAQAGGYGAADEYGDPGQQPQPYDTRGEDRPSRFDRQDRQDQPRQDQPRPDRQDRRERFQNRQERQRQERAERSERQDRPERQDRPERQGGERQDLSRAEQPRQEPVRQEPVRQESVRQDGYREGARSEFRRERRREEPRSEPVLAADEPTGLPAFLTTPVRPAAPAPAPVEEAPPAPPAAPVEAEADAPAPRPRRRRRTRFEGTEGGGEPAGELFPKPAESSGE, translated from the coding sequence ATGCGTGGCCGCAACCGCAGCAACAACAAGGGGCCGAACCCGCTGACCCGGGCCTACGAGTCGAACGGCCCCGACGTGAAGATCCGCGGTACCGCCCAGCACATCGCCGAGAAATACGCCCAGCTCGCCCGCGACGCCCAGGCGAGCGGCGACCCCGTGATGGCCGAGAACTACTTCCAGCACGGTGAGCACTATTTCCGCATCATCGCCGCCGCGAACGAGCAGTATCGCCAGCAATACGGCGGCACCTATGGCCGCCAGGGCTACGACGACGAGGATGACGGCGACGACGAGGCCGCGCCGGCCAACGGCTACGCCCCGCAGGAGCGCGGCCTGCAAGACCGCGGCCTGCAAGACCGCGGCCTGAACGAGCGCGGCGTCAACGGCTACGCCCAGGCCGGCGGCTACGGCGCCGCCGACGAGTACGGCGATCCTGGCCAGCAGCCGCAGCCCTACGACACCCGCGGCGAGGACCGCCCGTCCCGCTTCGACCGGCAGGACCGGCAGGACCAGCCGCGGCAGGATCAGCCCCGGCCCGACCGGCAGGACCGCCGCGAGCGCTTCCAGAACCGCCAGGAGCGCCAGCGCCAGGAACGCGCGGAGCGTTCCGAGCGCCAGGATCGCCCCGAGCGTCAGGACCGGCCCGAACGCCAGGGCGGCGAGCGTCAGGATCTCTCCCGCGCCGAGCAGCCGCGCCAGGAACCGGTACGCCAGGAGCCCGTTCGGCAGGAATCCGTGCGTCAGGACGGCTATCGCGAGGGGGCCCGCTCCGAGTTCCGCCGCGAGCGCCGCCGCGAGGAGCCCCGCTCCGAGCCGGTCCTGGCCGCCGACGAGCCGACCGGTCTGCCGGCCTTCCTGACCACCCCGGTGCGTCCCGCGGCCCCCGCGCCGGCCCCGGTCGAGGAGGCGCCGCCGGCGCCCCCCGCCGCGCCGGTCGAGGCGGAGGCCGACGCTCCGGCGCCGCGTCCGCGCCGCCGCCGCCGCACCCGGTTCGAGGGGACCGAGGGCGGAGGGGAGCCCGCCGGCGAACTCTTCCCAAAGCCCGCCGAATCGTCGGGCGAATAG
- a CDS encoding SDR family NAD(P)-dependent oxidoreductase, with protein MTHHPALAKGRVAVVTGAASGIGLAAATAFARAGMRVVLADLPGEALDQAGRTVAAAAPGGAADIRTVPTDVGKPEALDALRREADSLGPVALLMANAGIEAGGRFFSDAATWHRILDTNLWGVINAIQAFVPGMIEAGRPGAVIVTGSKQGITTPPGNTPYNVSKAGVKVTAEALAHELRETGSPITAHLLIPGFVYTGLTRARGATEKPAGAWTPEETVDFMLQAMSAGDFYILCPDNETTREMDEKRMRWAADDVIRNRPALSRWHPDHKAAFAAHMEAPLEGGGTGADQGVKAAAATPASF; from the coding sequence ATGACCCACCATCCGGCACTCGCGAAGGGCCGCGTCGCGGTCGTCACCGGTGCGGCGAGCGGCATCGGCCTCGCGGCCGCCACGGCCTTCGCCCGGGCGGGCATGCGGGTGGTGCTGGCCGATCTTCCGGGCGAGGCCCTGGATCAGGCCGGCCGCACCGTCGCAGCCGCAGCGCCGGGCGGCGCGGCGGATATCCGGACGGTTCCGACCGACGTGGGGAAGCCGGAGGCGCTGGACGCGTTGCGCCGGGAGGCCGATTCCCTCGGGCCCGTCGCGCTGCTGATGGCCAATGCCGGCATCGAGGCCGGCGGGCGATTCTTCTCCGATGCCGCTACCTGGCACCGCATCCTCGACACCAACCTCTGGGGCGTCATCAATGCCATCCAGGCTTTCGTGCCGGGGATGATCGAGGCAGGCAGGCCCGGGGCGGTGATCGTCACCGGCTCGAAGCAGGGCATCACCACGCCGCCCGGCAACACGCCCTACAACGTCAGCAAGGCGGGCGTGAAGGTGACGGCCGAGGCTCTGGCGCACGAGCTGCGCGAGACAGGCTCGCCCATCACCGCCCATCTGCTGATCCCGGGCTTCGTCTATACCGGCCTCACCCGGGCCCGCGGCGCGACCGAGAAGCCGGCCGGCGCCTGGACGCCGGAGGAAACCGTCGACTTCATGCTTCAGGCGATGAGTGCCGGCGACTTCTACATCCTCTGCCCGGACAACGAGACCACCCGGGAGATGGACGAGAAGCGGATGCGCTGGGCGGCCGACGACGTGATCCGCAACCGCCCGGCCCTGTCGCGCTGGCACCCCGACCACAAGGCGGCCTTCGCGGCCCATATGGAGGCGCCGCTGGAGGGCGGCGGCACCGGGGCGGACCAGGGCGTGAAGGCGGCGGCGGCGACGCCGGCGTCGTTCTAG
- the zwf gene encoding glucose-6-phosphate dehydrogenase: MHKIIPVAAFDAVVFGATGDLTMRKLLPALYYRFRDRQIPEESRIVAAARSHLGTAEYRDLAAAALERHVPAADREPDTVTRFLDHLAYVAVDGAGEAGWEDLANLLAEHPDHVRPYYLATSPSLYGAICRNLSAHGLIGERSRVVLEKPIGHDLASARAINDQVGKVFPESQIFRIDHYLGKETVQNLLALRFANTIFERLWNADVIDHVQITVAETVGVEGRGGYYDTSGALRDMLQNHMLQLLCLLGMESPLSLDADAVRDEKLKVLRALRPIPAHEVPMRTVRGQYVAGAVNGQPVPGYVTDLGEDRASLTETFVALKLELMTPRWAGVPFYLRTGKRLPQKVSEIVVQFRSSPFSIFSDEFAREPNRLVIRLQPQEGIKLEVMTKEPGPGGMRLRATGLDISFEETFNQRYPDAYERLLMDVVRGNATLFMRRDEVEAAWAWADTLLNAWADRPEPPRPYPAGTWGPTAAIALIERDGRTWHEDIG, translated from the coding sequence ATGCACAAGATCATCCCCGTCGCCGCCTTCGATGCCGTCGTGTTCGGCGCCACCGGCGACCTGACGATGCGCAAGCTGCTGCCGGCGCTCTACTACCGGTTTCGCGACCGGCAGATTCCGGAGGAGAGCCGCATCGTTGCGGCGGCGCGCAGCCATCTCGGGACGGCGGAGTACCGGGATCTCGCCGCCGCGGCCCTGGAGCGCCACGTGCCGGCGGCCGATCGCGAGCCCGACACGGTGACGCGCTTCCTCGACCATCTGGCTTACGTGGCGGTGGACGGGGCCGGCGAGGCGGGCTGGGAGGATCTGGCGAACCTGCTCGCCGAGCATCCGGACCACGTCCGGCCCTACTATCTCGCCACCTCGCCGAGCCTCTACGGCGCGATCTGCCGCAATCTGAGCGCCCACGGGCTGATCGGCGAACGCTCCCGCGTCGTGCTGGAGAAGCCGATCGGCCACGACCTCGCCTCGGCCCGGGCGATCAACGATCAGGTCGGCAAGGTCTTTCCCGAGAGCCAGATCTTCCGCATCGACCACTATCTCGGGAAGGAGACGGTGCAGAACCTGCTGGCCTTGCGCTTCGCCAACACGATCTTCGAGCGGCTGTGGAACGCCGACGTGATCGACCACGTGCAGATCACGGTGGCGGAGACGGTGGGGGTCGAGGGCCGCGGCGGCTATTACGACACATCCGGGGCGCTGCGCGACATGCTGCAGAACCACATGTTGCAGCTCCTCTGCCTGCTCGGCATGGAGAGCCCGCTCTCCCTCGACGCCGACGCGGTGCGCGACGAGAAGCTGAAGGTGCTGCGGGCCTTGAGGCCGATCCCCGCCCACGAGGTGCCGATGCGCACCGTGCGCGGCCAGTACGTCGCCGGCGCCGTGAACGGCCAGCCGGTCCCGGGCTACGTCACGGATCTCGGTGAGGATCGCGCGAGCCTCACCGAGACCTTCGTGGCGCTGAAGCTCGAGCTGATGACGCCGCGCTGGGCCGGGGTGCCGTTCTACCTGCGCACCGGCAAGAGGCTGCCCCAGAAGGTCTCCGAGATCGTGGTGCAGTTCCGCTCCTCGCCGTTCAGCATCTTCTCGGACGAGTTCGCCCGCGAGCCGAACCGCCTGGTGATCCGGCTGCAGCCTCAGGAAGGCATCAAGCTCGAGGTGATGACGAAGGAGCCGGGCCCCGGCGGCATGCGCCTGCGGGCGACGGGCCTCGACATCTCCTTCGAGGAGACCTTCAACCAGCGCTACCCGGACGCCTACGAGCGCCTGCTGATGGACGTGGTGCGGGGCAACGCCACCCTGTTCATGCGCCGCGACGAGGTCGAGGCCGCCTGGGCCTGGGCCGACACCCTGCTCAACGCCTGGGCCGACCGCCCGGAGCCGCCGCGCCCCTATCCGGCCGGCACCTGGGGACCCACCGCCGCGATCGCGCTGATCGAGCGCGATGGCCGCACTTGGCATGAAGACATCGGCTGA
- a CDS encoding invasion associated locus B family protein, which translates to MSPCRSSLASLLVLAAFLAGPARAQEEPAGEAPAAEAPAHKPAPKPAPRRPAPKPAAAAPKPEPAPVAAPTGAWPNGASAVSEVYGDWTISCTRENDKRQCQLSQAQGVAQTGQRRFSIELNAPQDGRSNGLLLMPLGLSIEPGVTFKLDDATLGKGAPYTSCVQAGCVVPISFPTVATEAMKTAVNLRVTGTKPNGEAETITVPLAGFAAALARMSQLLS; encoded by the coding sequence ATGTCGCCCTGCCGCTCGTCCCTCGCCAGCCTCCTGGTCCTCGCCGCGTTCCTCGCTGGACCCGCCCGCGCCCAGGAGGAGCCGGCCGGCGAGGCGCCTGCGGCCGAGGCCCCGGCCCACAAGCCTGCGCCCAAGCCGGCGCCCCGCCGCCCCGCCCCCAAGCCCGCGGCGGCGGCTCCGAAGCCGGAACCCGCTCCGGTGGCGGCCCCGACCGGCGCCTGGCCGAACGGCGCGAGCGCGGTGAGCGAGGTCTACGGCGACTGGACCATCAGCTGCACCCGCGAGAACGACAAGCGCCAGTGCCAGCTCTCGCAGGCGCAAGGGGTGGCGCAGACCGGGCAGCGCCGCTTCAGCATCGAGCTCAACGCCCCCCAGGACGGGCGCAGCAACGGCCTGCTGCTGATGCCGCTCGGCCTGTCGATCGAGCCTGGCGTGACCTTCAAGCTCGATGACGCGACGCTCGGCAAGGGTGCCCCCTACACCTCCTGCGTCCAGGCCGGCTGCGTCGTGCCGATCAGCTTCCCGACCGTCGCCACCGAGGCGATGAAGACCGCCGTGAACCTGCGCGTCACCGGCACCAAGCCCAACGGCGAGGCCGAGACCATCACGGTGCCGCTCGCCGGATTCGCCGCAGCCCTCGCCCGGATGTCGCAGCTTTTGAGCTGA
- a CDS encoding MFS transporter, protein MASFKTVMKSGHPPTLFAAFLYFDFCFAIWVLNGAMGPFITEHYKLTPAQTGFMISLPILAGAIMRFPLGVLAQYIGRKNAAITEMSLIVLAMAYGFFLVHGFTDVLAMGVLLGIAGASFGVALSLGSGWFPAEHKGLAMGIAGAGNSGTVLAVLFAPPLAQAYGWQAVYGFAGVFMLIPLAVMVVFAKEPPDREHQTFKQHVACLFEKDGWAFNLIYVITFGGFIGLSNFLPTFFYEQFAVTKIEAGRLTMLAALMGSGIRILGGYFADRIGGILVLTVVLLAAVGSFLMLTAAPTLLVTTMLFMVCFAALGAGNGALFQLVPLRWPTNTAVAGSMIGEVGALGGAILPNAMGLSKQYTGGFAAGFLVYAAFTAVVLGCLALWSRKWVGAWVGPRGKVLTAAEGAVPAATGSPIGTVQRA, encoded by the coding sequence ATGGCCAGTTTCAAGACCGTCATGAAGTCGGGTCATCCCCCGACCCTGTTCGCTGCATTCCTCTATTTCGATTTCTGCTTCGCGATCTGGGTGCTCAACGGCGCCATGGGCCCGTTCATCACCGAGCACTACAAGCTCACGCCGGCCCAGACCGGCTTCATGATCTCGCTCCCGATCCTCGCCGGTGCGATCATGCGCTTCCCCCTCGGCGTGCTCGCCCAGTATATCGGGCGCAAGAACGCGGCGATCACCGAGATGTCGCTGATCGTCCTGGCGATGGCCTACGGCTTCTTCCTGGTGCACGGCTTCACCGACGTGCTCGCCATGGGCGTGCTGCTCGGCATCGCCGGGGCCTCGTTCGGCGTGGCGCTCTCCCTCGGCTCGGGCTGGTTCCCGGCCGAGCACAAGGGCCTGGCGATGGGCATCGCCGGCGCCGGCAATTCCGGCACCGTGCTGGCCGTGCTGTTCGCGCCGCCGCTCGCCCAGGCCTATGGCTGGCAGGCCGTCTACGGCTTTGCCGGCGTGTTCATGCTGATCCCGCTCGCCGTGATGGTCGTCTTCGCCAAGGAGCCGCCGGATCGCGAGCACCAGACCTTCAAGCAGCACGTCGCCTGCCTGTTCGAGAAGGACGGCTGGGCCTTCAACCTGATCTACGTCATCACCTTCGGCGGCTTCATCGGCCTGTCGAACTTCCTGCCGACCTTCTTTTACGAGCAGTTCGCCGTCACCAAGATCGAGGCCGGGCGGCTGACCATGCTGGCAGCCCTGATGGGCTCCGGCATCCGCATCCTCGGCGGCTACTTCGCCGACCGGATCGGCGGCATCCTGGTGCTGACCGTGGTGCTGCTGGCCGCCGTCGGCTCGTTCCTGATGCTCACCGCGGCGCCGACGCTGCTCGTCACCACGATGCTGTTCATGGTCTGCTTCGCGGCGCTCGGCGCGGGCAACGGGGCGCTGTTCCAGCTCGTGCCCCTGCGCTGGCCGACCAACACCGCGGTGGCCGGCTCGATGATCGGCGAGGTCGGGGCCCTCGGCGGCGCCATCCTGCCCAACGCCATGGGCCTGTCGAAGCAGTATACCGGCGGCTTCGCGGCGGGCTTCCTGGTCTACGCCGCCTTCACGGCCGTCGTGCTCGGCTGCCTCGCCTTGTGGTCGCGCAAATGGGTCGGTGCCTGGGTCGGCCCCCGCGGCAAGGTGCTGACCGCGGCCGAGGGCGCGGTTCCGGCCGCGACCGGGAGCCCGATCGGAACCGTGCAGCGCGCCTGA
- a CDS encoding ComF family protein, with protein MPSDPANLVDRASRPRTGRAEAVTGLRRLAGLPGLALHGLVGLVYPPSCIACGAATAVPHALCAGCWSEMRFIERPYCERLGTPFSVDLGAPGLLSPAALADPPVYQRARAVARYDATARRLVQRLKYEDRLDLAGALGAMMAQTGAELLAQADVAVPVPLWRWRLWWRRFNQAALLARVAARRSGVPVAPELLARVRRTRAQMGLSRAARAENLQGAFRVPDGARPRLQGKRVLLVDDVLTTGATANAAARALLRGGAAAVDVLVFARVVSDGRDGI; from the coding sequence ATGCCGTCGGACCCGGCAAATCTCGTCGATCGAGCGAGCAGACCGCGAACCGGAAGAGCAGAGGCCGTGACCGGTCTGCGCCGCCTCGCCGGACTGCCCGGCCTCGCGCTGCACGGGCTCGTCGGGCTGGTCTATCCGCCGAGCTGCATCGCCTGCGGGGCCGCCACGGCCGTGCCGCACGCCCTCTGCGCCGGCTGCTGGAGCGAGATGCGCTTCATCGAGCGGCCCTATTGCGAGCGGCTCGGCACGCCGTTCTCGGTCGATCTCGGGGCGCCGGGCTTGCTCTCGCCGGCCGCGCTCGCGGATCCGCCGGTCTATCAGCGCGCCCGGGCGGTGGCGCGCTACGACGCCACGGCGCGACGGTTGGTACAGCGGCTGAAATACGAGGACCGCCTCGACCTCGCAGGCGCCCTCGGGGCGATGATGGCGCAGACGGGCGCCGAGCTCCTGGCCCAGGCCGACGTGGCGGTGCCGGTGCCGCTCTGGCGCTGGCGGCTGTGGTGGCGGCGCTTCAACCAGGCCGCCCTGCTCGCCCGGGTGGCCGCGCGCCGCAGCGGCGTGCCGGTGGCCCCCGAGCTGCTGGCCCGGGTGCGGCGCACCCGGGCGCAGATGGGCCTGAGCCGCGCCGCCCGGGCCGAGAACCTGCAGGGTGCCTTCCGGGTGCCGGACGGAGCCCGGCCGCGCCTGCAGGGCAAGCGGGTCCTCCTCGTCGATGACGTGCTGACCACGGGCGCGACGGCGAACGCTGCCGCCAGGGCGCTCCTGCGCGGCGGGGCGGCGGCGGTCGACGTGCTGGTCTTCGCCCGCGTGGTGAGCGACGGGCGCGACGGGATCTGA
- a CDS encoding restriction endonuclease produces MRRSSSLADRLFWPIVAGGAASLWVGPKALAVAGLVVLGLVMHRLGRGGRFRRRVRAIARRHRETLALRRRQESYVDPYGNEILDGWLRERSYFAERTLLPRLEAEGYGDLVEARWDEILDIVEAASLSVAAPDEAAALPEDGIAYERYCAALLEQAGWDARTTKAAGDQGADVVAERDGLRLVVQCKRYAKPVGNGAVQEVVAARSYWGADCAAVVSNAGFTPAARKLAAATDVLLLHHDSLAALGTRPGGRPPR; encoded by the coding sequence ATGCGCCGCAGCTCCAGCCTCGCCGACCGCCTGTTCTGGCCCATCGTGGCCGGGGGTGCGGCGAGCCTGTGGGTCGGCCCCAAGGCGCTGGCCGTGGCCGGCCTGGTAGTGCTGGGACTGGTCATGCACCGGCTCGGACGCGGCGGCCGCTTCCGGCGGCGGGTCCGGGCGATCGCCCGCCGGCACCGCGAGACCCTGGCCCTGCGCCGCCGGCAGGAGAGCTACGTCGATCCGTACGGCAACGAGATCCTCGACGGCTGGCTGCGCGAGCGCAGCTACTTCGCCGAGCGCACTCTGCTGCCGCGGCTGGAGGCCGAGGGCTATGGCGACCTGGTCGAGGCGCGCTGGGACGAGATCCTGGACATCGTCGAGGCCGCCTCCTTGAGCGTCGCGGCTCCGGACGAGGCCGCGGCACTGCCGGAGGACGGAATCGCCTATGAGCGCTACTGCGCGGCCCTGCTCGAACAGGCCGGCTGGGACGCACGCACCACGAAGGCCGCGGGCGACCAGGGCGCCGACGTGGTGGCGGAGCGCGACGGGCTGCGGCTGGTCGTGCAGTGCAAGCGCTATGCGAAACCGGTCGGCAACGGCGCGGTGCAGGAGGTGGTGGCGGCGCGCAGCTACTGGGGTGCCGATTGCGCCGCCGTGGTCTCGAATGCCGGGTTCACGCCGGCAGCCCGCAAGCTGGCGGCGGCGACCGACGTGCTGCTGCTGCACCACGATTCGCTCGCCGCCCTCGGGACGCGGCCGGGGGGTCGTCCACCGCGCTGA
- a CDS encoding DUF1194 domain-containing protein: MRSRVVALLACLLATGAAGPPVRAGGDPVEVDVALVLAVDVSLSMTGDEQAVQREGYVEAFRNPAVHQAIRQGMVGRIAVTYVEWAGVGNQRVVVPWTVIAGPEEATGFAETLGRSPPRRSTWTSIASAIDFSAGLLAGSGFEATRRVIDVSGDGPNNQGRAVTKARDDAVGQGIVINGLPLMIREPSGPWDIKDLDLYYRDCVIGGSGSFMVPVRERDQFAAAIRTKIIREVAGRETEPLLQRAQGEPRANCLIGERPNPDWD; encoded by the coding sequence ATGAGATCACGCGTCGTCGCGCTTCTCGCCTGCCTGCTCGCCACCGGCGCGGCCGGGCCCCCCGTCCGGGCGGGGGGCGACCCGGTCGAGGTCGACGTCGCCCTGGTGCTCGCCGTCGATGTCTCCCTGTCGATGACCGGCGACGAGCAGGCGGTTCAGCGCGAGGGCTATGTCGAGGCGTTCCGCAATCCGGCGGTGCACCAGGCGATCCGCCAGGGCATGGTCGGGCGCATCGCCGTCACCTATGTCGAGTGGGCGGGCGTCGGCAACCAGCGTGTGGTGGTGCCCTGGACCGTGATCGCCGGACCCGAGGAGGCGACCGGCTTCGCCGAGACGCTGGGCCGGAGCCCGCCCCGGCGCTCGACCTGGACCTCGATCGCCAGCGCCATCGACTTCTCGGCCGGCCTGCTCGCCGGAAGCGGCTTCGAGGCGACCCGGCGGGTGATCGACGTCTCGGGCGACGGTCCCAACAACCAGGGCCGCGCGGTCACCAAGGCGCGGGACGACGCCGTCGGCCAGGGCATCGTGATCAACGGCCTGCCGCTGATGATCCGTGAGCCCAGCGGGCCCTGGGACATCAAGGATCTCGATCTCTATTACCGCGACTGCGTGATCGGCGGCAGCGGCAGCTTCATGGTTCCGGTGCGCGAGCGCGACCAGTTCGCGGCGGCAATCCGCACCAAGATCATCCGCGAGGTGGCGGGCCGCGAGACCGAGCCGCTGCTGCAACGGGCGCAGGGCGAGCCCCGCGCCAACTGCCTCATCGGCGAACGCCCCAACCCCGACTGGGATTAG
- a CDS encoding MucR family transcriptional regulator, with protein MNESEASTDHIGLAADIVAAFVSNNSVPVADLPGLIISVHSALGGLGRSAAAMPAEPLTPAVPIKKSIMPDYLVCLEDGKKFKSLKRHLRSRYGLSPEDYRARWNLSPDYPMVAPNYAAARSELAKTMGLGQQRRKSYRGGAGNEHDSDAED; from the coding sequence ATGAATGAGAGCGAGGCGTCGACGGACCATATCGGGCTCGCCGCGGATATCGTGGCGGCTTTCGTGAGCAACAATTCGGTTCCAGTCGCCGATCTACCGGGCTTGATCATCTCGGTCCATTCCGCGCTGGGAGGCCTCGGCCGCAGCGCCGCGGCCATGCCGGCCGAGCCTCTCACCCCGGCCGTGCCGATCAAGAAGTCGATCATGCCGGATTATCTCGTCTGTCTCGAGGACGGCAAGAAGTTCAAGTCGCTCAAAAGGCACCTGCGCAGCCGCTACGGCCTGTCGCCCGAGGATTACCGGGCGCGCTGGAATCTCTCCCCCGACTATCCGATGGTGGCGCCCAATTATGCGGCGGCCCGCTCGGAACTGGCAAAGACCATGGGCCTCGGGCAGCAGCGGCGCAAATCGTATCGCGGCGGCGCGGGTAACGAACACGACTCGGACGCCGAGGACTGA